From a region of the Microbacterium sp. nov. GSS16 genome:
- a CDS encoding YhgE/Pip family protein, whose product MSGPAPAARPNAWSVYRRDLGRLARVSKAWIIIIGVIVTPSLYAWFNIVAFWDPYSNTQQVSVAIVDQDAGASSELTGRIDIGGELVEQLKQNDQLGWEFVGEDEAMDAVRSGRSYAAIIIPPDFSRDFVSITTGDFTRPELKYYVNEKASAIAPKITDVGASTLDDQINSTFVSTVAEAVSAQLKDAGLDAEDRLAGARDSTVGALDEAAGKVSSARQRLADLQTGLKDAESGIDRASRTLITVDRTLGDVQVAVAQAQQIAGEAQQELLTVTDSVTSAYVSGSTLIADAAARMNGAIATLASGLQQANAAVGTTADDLKAVIASNAAALDELQAALDRTESGSAAAERLSAAIDALQQRNAADQQVLADLTALTADVSSTIDAVTGAAGSVNGAVEQAATSASAIRDALTQSVPQLNRAMSQLAASADAFSSALGAQRTQVAQAQSLLGGLKTQLAGTADALAAFDGDLGTAETALGTVRTDVLALGSAEIWNRLGAVSGLEPDEIARFMASPVEVNTKTMFPTAAYGSAMAALFTNLSLWIGAFVLMVIFRVEVDTEGVEGITVRQAYVGRWLLFATIAVFQAVLVTVGNLVIGVQTANALAYVGTGVLIGLAYLSIIYALSVCFGIVGKGLCILLVIVQIPGASGLYPIEMMPAFFRGLYPFLPFTYGIDAMRETISGFYGAHWWGFMGMLAIFVALAWVLGLLLRGRLGSFTRLFNRRLAETELMVSEDVQITGRRRTPEIIRALTDGDGFRADVARRAQRFGERYATRLRLTLLVGAAGVAVLALCGWLIPGAKAVVLGLGALWCLLLIGFVVALEYIRQSIEQAAEVSEMPDAELRRALAVENSAQREVLADPGADATPSVGPAVSADAAAAATSAGGDAAASARTAVLEHPDARPDAQPDQRSIDETGADDDTVALDELFADEAPQTPDADDASDLGQPADEHPEQATDGRASDGPDQSDQPHQSDRSDEPDQTDQSDQPHQSDRSDEPDQPDQSDQPDRPHQKEGEK is encoded by the coding sequence GTGAGCGGGCCGGCCCCCGCGGCCAGGCCCAACGCGTGGAGCGTCTACCGTCGCGACCTCGGCCGACTGGCACGCGTCAGCAAGGCGTGGATCATCATCATCGGCGTCATCGTCACGCCCTCGCTGTACGCATGGTTCAACATCGTCGCGTTCTGGGATCCGTATTCGAACACCCAGCAGGTCAGTGTCGCCATCGTCGACCAGGACGCAGGTGCCTCGTCCGAGCTGACCGGGCGCATCGACATCGGCGGCGAGCTGGTCGAGCAGCTGAAGCAGAACGATCAGCTGGGCTGGGAGTTCGTCGGCGAGGACGAGGCGATGGATGCCGTGCGCAGCGGGCGCAGCTACGCGGCGATCATCATCCCACCCGACTTCAGCCGCGACTTCGTCAGCATCACCACCGGCGACTTCACCCGGCCCGAGCTGAAGTACTACGTCAACGAGAAGGCCAGCGCGATCGCGCCGAAGATCACCGACGTCGGCGCATCCACTCTCGACGATCAGATCAACAGCACCTTCGTCTCGACGGTCGCCGAAGCGGTCAGCGCGCAGCTGAAAGACGCAGGGCTGGATGCCGAAGATCGCCTCGCAGGCGCGCGCGACTCGACCGTCGGCGCACTCGACGAGGCGGCGGGCAAGGTGTCATCGGCCCGGCAGCGGCTCGCCGATCTGCAGACCGGTCTGAAGGATGCCGAGAGCGGCATAGACCGGGCATCCCGCACGCTCATCACGGTCGACCGCACCCTCGGCGACGTGCAGGTCGCCGTCGCGCAGGCGCAGCAGATCGCAGGTGAGGCGCAGCAGGAGCTGCTCACCGTCACCGACAGCGTCACATCCGCATACGTCTCGGGGTCGACCCTCATCGCCGATGCGGCCGCGCGGATGAACGGCGCGATCGCGACCCTGGCATCCGGCCTGCAGCAGGCGAACGCCGCCGTCGGCACCACCGCAGACGATCTGAAGGCCGTGATCGCGAGCAACGCGGCCGCGCTCGACGAGCTGCAGGCCGCGCTCGATCGCACCGAGTCCGGCTCGGCCGCGGCAGAGCGCCTCAGCGCGGCGATCGACGCGCTGCAGCAGCGCAACGCCGCCGACCAGCAGGTGCTCGCCGACCTCACCGCGCTGACCGCCGACGTGTCGAGCACGATCGACGCCGTCACGGGCGCGGCCGGCAGTGTGAACGGCGCCGTCGAGCAGGCGGCGACCTCGGCCTCCGCCATCCGCGACGCGCTCACGCAGAGTGTTCCGCAGCTGAACCGGGCGATGTCGCAGCTCGCGGCGAGCGCCGACGCGTTCTCGTCGGCGCTCGGCGCTCAGCGCACCCAGGTCGCTCAGGCGCAGAGCCTGCTCGGTGGCCTGAAGACGCAGCTCGCCGGCACGGCCGACGCTCTCGCCGCGTTCGACGGCGACCTGGGCACCGCCGAGACCGCACTCGGCACTGTGCGCACCGACGTGCTCGCGCTCGGATCGGCCGAGATCTGGAACCGGCTCGGCGCCGTCAGCGGGCTCGAGCCCGATGAGATCGCGCGGTTCATGGCATCGCCCGTCGAGGTGAACACGAAGACGATGTTCCCCACCGCGGCCTACGGCTCGGCCATGGCGGCGCTGTTCACCAACCTCTCGCTCTGGATCGGGGCGTTCGTGCTGATGGTGATCTTCCGGGTCGAGGTCGACACCGAGGGCGTCGAGGGCATCACTGTGCGCCAGGCGTACGTCGGTCGCTGGCTGCTGTTCGCCACGATCGCCGTGTTCCAAGCCGTGCTCGTGACGGTCGGCAATCTCGTGATCGGAGTGCAGACGGCGAACGCGCTCGCGTACGTCGGCACCGGGGTGCTGATCGGGCTCGCGTACCTCAGCATCATCTACGCCCTGTCGGTGTGCTTCGGGATCGTCGGCAAGGGTCTGTGCATCCTGCTGGTGATCGTCCAGATCCCGGGGGCCTCGGGGCTGTACCCGATCGAGATGATGCCGGCCTTCTTCCGCGGGCTGTACCCCTTCCTGCCGTTCACCTACGGCATCGACGCGATGCGCGAGACCATCAGCGGCTTCTACGGCGCGCACTGGTGGGGCTTCATGGGAATGCTGGCGATCTTCGTCGCGCTGGCCTGGGTGCTCGGGCTGCTTCTGCGCGGCCGCCTCGGCAGCTTCACCCGTCTGTTCAACCGGCGTCTGGCCGAGACCGAGCTGATGGTCAGCGAAGACGTGCAGATCACCGGGCGCCGGCGCACCCCAGAGATCATCCGCGCGCTGACCGACGGCGACGGATTCCGTGCCGACGTCGCGCGCCGCGCCCAGCGCTTCGGCGAGCGCTACGCGACGCGCCTGCGCCTCACGCTGCTCGTGGGCGCCGCGGGGGTCGCCGTGCTCGCGCTGTGCGGATGGCTGATCCCCGGAGCCAAGGCGGTCGTGCTCGGTCTCGGCGCGCTCTGGTGCCTGCTGCTGATCGGGTTCGTCGTCGCGCTCGAGTACATCAGGCAGAGCATCGAGCAGGCCGCCGAGGTGAGCGAGATGCCGGATGCCGAGCTGCGCCGCGCCCTCGCCGTCGAGAACTCCGCACAGCGCGAGGTGCTCGCAGACCCGGGTGCCGACGCGACTCCTTCCGTGGGTCCCGCCGTCTCCGCCGATGCCGCCGCGGCGGCGACGTCTGCCGGCGGTGACGCCGCGGCGTCGGCGCGCACGGCGGTGCTCGAGCATCCGGATGCCCGACCCGACGCCCAGCCCGACCAGCGGAGCATCGACGAGACCGGCGCCGACGACGACACGGTCGCCCTCGACGAGCTGTTCGCCGACGAGGCGCCGCAGACACCGGATGCCGATGACGCGAGCGATCTCGGCCAGCCGGCCGACGAGCATCCGGAACAGGCGACCGACGGGCGCGCCTCCGACGGACCCGACCAGTCCGACCAACCCCACCAGTCCGACCGATCCGATGAGCCGGATCAAACCGACCAGTCTGACCAACCCCACCAGTCCGACCGATCCGATGAGCCGGATCAACCCGACCAGTCCGACCAACCCGACCGGCCGCACCAGAAGGAGGGCGAGAAGTGA
- a CDS encoding TetR/AcrR family transcriptional regulator — protein MTRSPRSDARANRAGILDAARSALALDPRASVDVIARSAGLSRRTLYGHFDDRDALIRELISTGAQRFNAIAESITDADARLALARLAARLWQEAAHVQFAAALALDEDHVEHTAIALAPLRRAVAQLVRHGQDDGSFRADLTAPTLSRLIEEVARTVLARTDASSSSAADLAVRTVLSIAGLSWRETDQLLAAHPDITEIAA, from the coding sequence ATGACCCGCTCACCCCGCTCCGATGCGCGCGCCAACCGTGCCGGCATCCTCGATGCCGCGCGCAGCGCCCTCGCGCTCGATCCGCGTGCCAGCGTCGACGTCATCGCACGCAGCGCAGGGTTGAGCAGACGCACACTGTACGGTCACTTCGACGACCGTGACGCGCTGATCCGCGAGCTGATCAGCACCGGCGCACAGCGCTTCAACGCGATCGCCGAGTCGATCACCGACGCCGACGCGCGCCTCGCCCTCGCACGGCTCGCGGCCCGGCTGTGGCAGGAGGCCGCACATGTGCAATTCGCCGCCGCCCTCGCCCTCGATGAGGATCACGTCGAGCACACCGCCATCGCCCTCGCGCCGCTGCGCCGCGCCGTCGCGCAGCTCGTGCGGCACGGGCAGGACGACGGAAGCTTCCGCGCCGATCTCACGGCCCCCACCCTCTCCCGCCTGATCGAAGAGGTCGCGCGCACCGTCCTCGCACGCACCGACGCCTCCAGCAGCAGCGCCGCCGACCTCGCCGTCCGCACGGTGCTCAGCATCGCGGGCCTCTCCTGGCGCGAGACCGACCAGCTGCTCGCCGCTCACCCCGACATCACGGAGATCGCCGCGTGA